A section of the Pedobacter sp. HDW13 genome encodes:
- a CDS encoding glycoside hydrolase family 2 protein, with product MKKILFTCLFQLILISGMLGQEKNTTATGEEVINLAGAWSFRIDSLKTGEQEKWYNKPALFFNQKIKLPGTTDDAGFGNPLQLKPVLKREVMLHLWRKFSYVGAAWYQKEVIIPASWNNRQVSLLLERVIWQTDVWVDGKKVNTQGESLSAPHDFDLSPFFKPGKHTLTVKIDNSKKFDIGDGHAYSAETQIIWNGVIGKIQLVSKPGVYLKNTQVFTEEKLNRIKVVSEIDNKLGKNLRSALSLTAVNGETKSEKSNIPLSLKAGENIIVSYIDIKGPIKKWDEFNPALYNLHASIKSANSTHSTTTRFAFRTLSSKGPQLLINNRPLFLRGTLECNIFPLTGYPPMEKEGWRKVFESAKNYGLNHLRFHSWCPPEAAFEMADEMGFYLQVELPAWSLKIGTDKLADDFFDREAGRMIRYYGNHPSFCFWSMGNEMQGNMKWLSDEVIKLKSVDNRRMYTTTSYTFEKGFGDWPLAADDYFITQRTKKGWVRGQGIFDVEAPSFNKDYTKSVDSLPVPLITHEIGQYAVYPNINEIAKYTGVLAPLNFTAIKDDLARKNMTAFASDFTNASGKLAVLLYKEEIERALKTKNVSGFQLLDLHDFPGQGTALVGVLDAFWDSKGLIKPVDFRKFCAPVVPLIRFEKATYTNNEVFKAQIEVANYGAIPLKNATVVWQITGDEGVVLASGKISGVNIHLGNSALAENISTTLTKVTSAQKLNVSVSIENTTYQNNWSIWVYPEKVNPIPEDVVFTTDYNEALLALEQGKKVLLNPAKEKINGVEGKFVQVFWSPVHFPNQPGTMGLLVDPKHPAFENFPTDNHTDWQWWDLCKKSTTLVLDSIGLSPSAIVVRNIDNFFKNRNMSSVVEAKLGNGKLLLCTMDLHTDINNRPVARQLKYSLLGYIHSSKFNPVTVLDMRNFQKIEKKAKQ from the coding sequence ATGAAAAAAATATTGTTTACCTGTCTTTTTCAGCTTATCCTTATCTCGGGTATGCTGGGGCAGGAAAAAAATACAACCGCAACAGGCGAAGAAGTGATAAATCTGGCCGGAGCATGGTCTTTCCGTATCGATTCTCTTAAAACAGGGGAACAGGAAAAATGGTATAATAAGCCTGCACTGTTTTTTAACCAGAAAATAAAATTGCCTGGCACTACAGACGATGCTGGTTTTGGTAATCCATTACAGTTAAAACCGGTACTTAAGCGGGAAGTTATGCTGCATTTATGGCGTAAATTTTCTTATGTGGGCGCGGCCTGGTATCAAAAAGAGGTGATTATTCCGGCTTCATGGAATAACAGGCAGGTATCGCTTTTATTGGAAAGGGTTATTTGGCAAACCGATGTATGGGTTGATGGAAAAAAAGTGAATACGCAGGGAGAGAGCCTTAGTGCCCCTCATGATTTTGATCTTTCTCCTTTTTTTAAGCCAGGGAAACACACCCTTACCGTAAAGATTGATAACAGTAAAAAGTTCGATATTGGCGATGGACATGCCTATTCTGCAGAAACACAGATTATCTGGAATGGGGTAATCGGTAAAATACAATTGGTTTCAAAACCAGGTGTTTACCTTAAAAATACCCAGGTTTTTACCGAAGAAAAGTTAAACCGGATTAAAGTTGTTAGCGAAATAGATAATAAATTGGGTAAAAACCTTCGCTCAGCGCTTAGCCTGACTGCGGTAAATGGTGAAACAAAATCCGAAAAATCAAATATTCCCCTATCATTAAAGGCGGGCGAAAACATCATAGTAAGCTATATTGATATTAAAGGCCCAATTAAAAAATGGGATGAGTTTAATCCGGCACTGTATAACCTCCATGCATCAATAAAATCTGCAAATTCAACACATAGCACAACTACCCGTTTTGCTTTCAGAACCCTGAGCAGTAAAGGGCCGCAATTGCTAATCAATAACCGGCCATTATTTTTAAGAGGAACCTTAGAATGCAATATTTTTCCATTAACAGGATACCCGCCAATGGAAAAAGAAGGATGGAGAAAAGTTTTTGAAAGTGCAAAAAATTATGGCTTAAACCATCTTCGGTTCCATAGCTGGTGCCCGCCCGAAGCTGCTTTTGAGATGGCAGACGAAATGGGCTTCTATTTGCAGGTAGAGTTACCTGCCTGGTCGCTTAAAATTGGTACTGATAAACTGGCCGACGATTTTTTTGACCGTGAGGCGGGCCGAATGATCAGGTACTATGGTAATCACCCATCATTCTGCTTTTGGAGTATGGGTAACGAAATGCAGGGTAATATGAAGTGGTTAAGTGATGAGGTGATTAAACTAAAATCAGTAGATAATAGACGAATGTATACCACCACTTCTTATACTTTTGAGAAGGGTTTTGGCGACTGGCCATTAGCTGCTGACGATTATTTTATTACACAGCGCACCAAAAAAGGCTGGGTGCGGGGGCAGGGTATTTTCGATGTTGAAGCCCCTTCTTTTAATAAAGACTATACAAAATCAGTTGATAGTTTGCCCGTACCACTCATTACCCATGAAATAGGGCAGTATGCTGTTTATCCTAATATTAATGAAATTGCGAAGTATACCGGCGTATTGGCCCCGCTAAACTTTACGGCAATAAAAGACGACCTTGCCCGGAAAAACATGACTGCTTTTGCCAGCGATTTTACAAACGCCAGTGGCAAACTAGCTGTATTACTTTATAAAGAAGAAATAGAAAGAGCTTTAAAAACCAAAAATGTTAGTGGGTTTCAGTTATTAGATTTACACGATTTTCCAGGACAGGGAACTGCTCTGGTTGGTGTACTCGATGCATTTTGGGATAGCAAAGGTTTAATTAAACCAGTTGATTTCAGGAAATTCTGTGCTCCTGTGGTACCGCTTATCCGGTTTGAAAAAGCAACTTATACCAACAATGAAGTATTTAAAGCGCAAATAGAAGTAGCTAATTACGGGGCTATTCCATTAAAAAATGCCACCGTAGTTTGGCAGATTACAGGAGATGAAGGCGTGGTATTGGCCTCAGGTAAAATATCTGGTGTAAATATCCATTTAGGTAATAGTGCCCTGGCTGAAAATATTAGTACAACTTTAACAAAAGTAACCAGCGCTCAAAAATTAAACGTAAGCGTTAGTATCGAAAATACAACGTATCAAAATAATTGGAGCATTTGGGTTTATCCCGAAAAGGTAAACCCAATACCTGAAGATGTTGTATTTACTACAGATTACAACGAAGCCCTGTTGGCTTTGGAACAGGGTAAAAAGGTGTTGCTAAATCCTGCAAAAGAAAAGATTAATGGCGTTGAAGGGAAATTTGTGCAGGTTTTCTGGAGTCCGGTTCATTTTCCAAACCAACCCGGAACAATGGGCCTATTGGTCGATCCGAAACATCCTGCTTTTGAAAATTTCCCTACCGATAACCATACCGACTGGCAGTGGTGGGACCTCTGTAAAAAATCAACTACTTTGGTGTTAGATAGCATTGGCCTGTCGCCATCAGCCATTGTAGTTAGAAACATTGATAATTTTTTCAAAAACAGAAATATGTCCAGTGTTGTAGAGGCTAAGCTAGGTAATGGTAAGCTATTGCTTTGTACCATGGATTTGCATACCGATATTAACAACAGGCCAGTAGCCAGGCAATTAAAATACAGCTTATTGGGGTATATACACAGTAGCAAATTTAATCCTGTTACGGTTTTAGATATGCGTAATTTCCAAAAGATAGAAAAGAAGGCTAAACAATAA
- a CDS encoding sensor histidine kinase — protein MNQTHISLYWRCQLIGWTTASLYWAFVAITSGEFHWGLGFAQLVTDVMLYIGITHLYKLFAESNKWQLLPLNSLIVRMFIAVPVMGIIYTCTTIPKVYFLRTMFVNNRRLDWDQFALINISGIFMAGIRLMAIWLLAYHLYHYAKREIFLAAENARLQLGFKQAQLDNLSSQLNPHFLFNALNTVKSLIYTKPDGAARGIDLLSEILRNSLYSGNAMMVRLDEEIELVKDYLELESMRMEERLSFEFQIKVPALSVMIPRLSLQLLVENAVKHGIAKKVAGGKLSITVYEQDGFLRIEVLNPGRLEQDNENAGIGLENLRDRLDIGYKGAATFNISQQKENVLATLTIPIK, from the coding sequence ATGAATCAGACTCATATTTCACTTTATTGGAGATGCCAGCTCATCGGGTGGACAACTGCTTCTCTCTATTGGGCATTTGTAGCCATTACCAGCGGCGAGTTTCACTGGGGCTTAGGTTTTGCTCAGCTGGTAACCGATGTGATGCTTTACATAGGTATTACCCATCTTTATAAACTATTCGCCGAAAGCAATAAATGGCAGCTCCTGCCTTTAAATAGTTTGATTGTAAGGATGTTTATTGCAGTTCCGGTAATGGGCATTATTTATACCTGCACTACAATCCCAAAAGTATATTTTTTGCGAACTATGTTTGTGAATAACAGGCGGCTAGATTGGGATCAGTTTGCACTGATCAATATTTCGGGCATATTTATGGCCGGTATCAGGTTAATGGCCATCTGGTTACTGGCTTATCATCTTTACCATTATGCTAAAAGGGAGATATTTCTGGCTGCAGAAAACGCCCGGCTCCAATTGGGTTTTAAGCAGGCACAACTCGATAATCTTTCCAGTCAGCTTAATCCACATTTTCTTTTCAATGCACTCAATACCGTTAAATCACTTATTTATACCAAACCAGATGGTGCTGCGAGAGGAATAGACCTGCTGAGTGAAATTTTGCGCAATAGTTTATACAGCGGAAACGCGATGATGGTGCGCCTGGATGAAGAAATTGAATTGGTAAAAGATTACCTCGAGCTCGAAAGCATGCGCATGGAAGAAAGGCTAAGTTTTGAATTCCAGATTAAGGTTCCGGCTTTATCGGTAATGATTCCGCGTCTGAGTTTACAATTACTGGTTGAAAATGCGGTGAAACATGGAATAGCGAAAAAGGTAGCAGGGGGTAAATTGAGCATTACGGTTTATGAGCAGGATGGTTTTTTAAGGATTGAGGTATTAAATCCCGGCAGGTTGGAACAGGATAATGAAAATGCTGGCATTGGACTGGAAAATTTAAGAGACAGGCTGGATATTGGGTACAAAGGAGCGGCTACATTCAACATCAGTCAGCAAAAAGAAAATGTTTTGGCAACCTTAACCATTCCGATCAAATGA
- a CDS encoding LytTR family DNA-binding domain-containing protein, translating into MKTIRTLVIDDERQARAEMIRMLKAYPQIVVLGEAADGFEGRKMIELLQPDLIFLDIQMPGQTGFEMLESLSHIPQVIFVTAYDSYALQAFEVSALDYLMKPVRSERLDKAVNIITKRCQGQFEPTFFVKDRNKLHLIKWSTIELIASEENYVRLYYGKEQVLMKNSLNNIEKNPDCAMFFRASRERMFNINNVASVESNEGRISVTLSSGTRVQLSERQSVRFRNLKKR; encoded by the coding sequence ATGAAAACAATAAGAACATTGGTTATTGATGATGAGCGCCAGGCCAGGGCCGAAATGATCAGGATGCTAAAAGCTTACCCGCAAATTGTGGTATTGGGCGAAGCTGCAGATGGCTTTGAAGGCAGGAAAATGATTGAGCTTTTGCAGCCCGATTTAATTTTTTTAGATATTCAAATGCCCGGTCAAACCGGTTTTGAAATGCTCGAATCGTTGAGCCACATCCCCCAGGTAATTTTTGTAACTGCTTACGATAGCTATGCGCTCCAGGCTTTTGAAGTAAGTGCGCTCGATTACCTGATGAAACCCGTGCGCAGTGAACGACTGGATAAAGCCGTAAATATAATTACCAAACGTTGCCAGGGACAGTTTGAACCAACTTTTTTTGTCAAAGACAGAAATAAACTCCACCTGATTAAATGGAGTACGATAGAGTTGATTGCCTCTGAAGAGAATTATGTGAGGCTCTATTATGGAAAGGAGCAGGTATTGATGAAAAACTCGTTAAATAATATAGAGAAAAACCCTGATTGTGCCATGTTTTTTAGGGCATCGAGAGAGCGGATGTTTAATATTAATAATGTAGCCTCAGTAGAAAGTAATGAAGGTAGGATTTCGGTAACGCTCTCATCCGGAACTCGCGTACAACTATCCGAACGTCAGTCTGTACGGTTCAGGAACCTTAAAAAAAGATAA
- a CDS encoding CocE/NonD family hydrolase produces MNRKFFGMAVLCLLIARFGMAQQKLSLPDTANYIIRDSVLIKTNYGITLSAVVVQKKGITAKLPCALMYLIYSDTNRSLAEAKFAADKGYVGIVADARGKRLSPDNPEPYEHEARDVNAVIDWIVTQPWSDGRVGMYGGSFSGFAQWAATKYLHPALKTIVPYVASIPGLGLPMENNIFLNANYQWAFHVTNNKYTDDVVNNDNARWARMRNNWWQSGAAYNRIDSIDGTPNPWLQKWISHPAYDAYWQSMVPYGEDFAKINIPVLSITGYYDDGQVSALEYLREHYKYRPSAEHYLVIGPYDHFGAQKGGAATLKGYKVDPVALINTRELTFEWLDHILKGKERPALLRDKINFEVMGANVWKHVPAMDKVEAHQVRFYLDRAPNGNTVLSRIKQRKETFIVQRVDMVDRNSYYNDYYPSQIIKKEIDKTNGIFFTSKAFDRDVSVSGYLTGTLKAIINKKDMDVGLVLYEITPEGEYFQLSYFLGRASYAKDMSQRRLLTPGKAETIPFYRSRFFSRQLRKGSRLLVVLNIDKNPFAQVNYGSGKDVSKETVKDAGKPLQIRWSNTGFVDLQVSDTNF; encoded by the coding sequence ATGAACAGAAAATTTTTCGGTATGGCTGTGCTATGCCTTTTAATTGCCCGGTTTGGTATGGCTCAGCAGAAACTAAGCTTGCCCGATACTGCCAATTACATTATTCGGGATAGTGTTTTGATTAAAACCAATTATGGTATTACACTTTCTGCTGTTGTGGTGCAGAAAAAGGGCATCACAGCGAAGTTGCCCTGTGCGCTGATGTACCTGATTTATTCGGATACAAACAGAAGCCTTGCCGAAGCCAAATTTGCTGCTGATAAAGGTTATGTTGGCATTGTGGCTGATGCAAGAGGAAAGCGGCTCAGTCCCGATAATCCGGAACCTTATGAACACGAGGCGCGTGATGTGAATGCCGTAATTGATTGGATTGTAACCCAGCCATGGAGCGATGGCCGTGTGGGTATGTATGGCGGCAGTTTTTCGGGCTTTGCACAGTGGGCGGCTACCAAATATTTGCACCCTGCTTTAAAAACAATTGTGCCCTATGTGGCTTCCATCCCAGGTTTAGGCTTGCCAATGGAGAACAATATTTTTTTAAACGCCAATTACCAATGGGCTTTCCATGTTACCAACAATAAATATACCGACGATGTGGTGAATAACGACAATGCAAGGTGGGCACGTATGCGGAATAACTGGTGGCAAAGCGGAGCAGCCTATAACCGTATTGATAGTATAGATGGAACGCCTAATCCCTGGCTCCAAAAATGGATTTCGCATCCCGCTTACGATGCTTACTGGCAATCGATGGTGCCTTACGGCGAGGATTTTGCAAAGATTAATATTCCTGTGCTCAGCATTACGGGCTATTACGATGATGGGCAGGTTTCGGCGCTCGAATACCTCAGGGAGCATTACAAATACAGGCCTTCTGCAGAACACTATCTGGTTATCGGTCCTTACGATCATTTTGGCGCACAAAAGGGAGGAGCAGCAACACTAAAGGGATATAAAGTCGATCCTGTGGCATTAATTAATACCAGGGAGCTCACTTTTGAATGGCTGGATCATATTTTAAAAGGAAAAGAAAGACCGGCACTGCTAAGGGATAAGATTAATTTCGAAGTGATGGGTGCCAATGTATGGAAACACGTACCTGCTATGGACAAGGTAGAGGCTCATCAGGTTAGGTTTTATCTCGATCGTGCTCCAAATGGTAACACTGTTTTATCCAGGATTAAACAGCGAAAAGAAACCTTTATTGTGCAAAGGGTTGATATGGTAGACAGGAACAGTTATTACAATGATTATTATCCAAGCCAGATTATTAAGAAAGAAATTGATAAAACAAACGGCATTTTCTTTACCAGCAAAGCTTTTGATCGGGATGTATCGGTTAGTGGTTATTTAACAGGAACACTAAAGGCCATTATCAATAAAAAAGATATGGATGTTGGTTTGGTGCTTTATGAAATTACACCAGAAGGCGAATATTTTCAGCTATCCTATTTCCTGGGCCGGGCCAGTTACGCTAAAGATATGTCTCAGCGCAGGCTACTTACTCCGGGTAAAGCAGAAACCATACCTTTTTACAGGTCTAGATTTTTTAGCCGGCAATTAAGAAAAGGAAGCAGGCTGTTGGTGGTGCTCAACATTGATAAAAATCCTTTTGCCCAGGTAAATTATGGTAGCGGAAAAGATGTTAGCAAGGAAACGGTAAAAGACGCCGGAAAGCCGTTGCAAATCCGCTGGTCGAATACAGGTTTCGTTGATCTCCAGGTTTCGGATACTAACTTTTGA
- a CDS encoding BNR-repeat neuraminidase N-terminal domain-containing protein → MKALNRKLFPFRKLFLLYTLSCLTLLAAKAQKPRATSNFALHLDGADNNPCIGMPIMEKAWTIEAWIKGNDLSWKKIETIIGVGEYGNLDGLDEIPLQIHEGKLHCPAAKLTSTNVLDDKWHYVALSNNGAETKLYQDGKLIGTSKGKMAILPGTIGVYDKAENTFGGLIDEVRIWNTAIPQQVLQLWASKPLTARHPNFKNLKAYYNFDDLKDDVCLNLVGKGHQAYHLRNTRLNYKGNLPLAYLVANDNRLFALAAKNQEVFNAVTIASEWDAGQGAKNDQLLKLRIAINGTEQPLKLTELTLNFEGTTHLTDIERVHVYYTGKSARDAVRTELFGNGSMAAKKLTFTAGKPFVLKSGINYFLVTLDIQKHAVVSNTIKGAISDFTLNGKKYQPEAENTNITKTVVPMQGKENTLKLLQWNIWHGGVHMGNNGKNRVKELIRSTSADVICMQEAYGTQQMLADSLNFKMITASANANLALFSRYPITKLTAKEPFKSTPGIITLPNARQILVADWWLRYAYRPEYTDYYLNKGLDVNDWIKEDAMLGAADAAVNMDTDIDPVVKGTDMAVIVSGDFNSGSHLDWTARAAPLHNGYGPVAFPISKLMLERGYTDTYRFINPNELSHPAGTFAAIFGHLQTSRIDYIYYKGQGIKPIASKIIRTAPEIDDVWPSDHAAVLTVFDLSK, encoded by the coding sequence ATGAAAGCGCTAAACCGCAAGCTTTTCCCTTTTCGGAAATTATTTTTACTATACACTTTATCCTGCTTAACCCTATTGGCTGCCAAAGCGCAGAAACCGCGAGCAACAAGCAATTTTGCATTGCATTTAGACGGGGCCGATAATAATCCCTGTATCGGGATGCCCATTATGGAAAAAGCATGGACCATAGAGGCCTGGATAAAAGGGAATGATTTAAGCTGGAAAAAAATTGAAACCATAATTGGTGTTGGAGAGTACGGCAACCTGGATGGACTGGATGAAATACCCCTGCAAATTCACGAGGGAAAATTACACTGCCCCGCAGCTAAGCTCACCTCAACAAATGTACTTGACGATAAATGGCATTATGTTGCCTTAAGTAATAACGGCGCTGAAACCAAACTATACCAGGACGGCAAACTCATTGGTACCTCAAAAGGTAAAATGGCCATTTTGCCCGGAACCATTGGCGTATACGATAAAGCTGAAAATACTTTTGGCGGACTAATTGATGAAGTAAGAATCTGGAATACCGCAATTCCCCAGCAGGTGCTTCAACTTTGGGCTTCGAAACCACTAACGGCAAGGCACCCTAATTTTAAAAACCTTAAGGCTTATTATAATTTTGATGATTTGAAAGATGATGTATGTCTGAATCTGGTTGGGAAGGGACATCAGGCCTATCACCTCAGAAATACACGTTTAAATTACAAAGGCAATCTCCCACTAGCTTACCTGGTAGCGAATGACAACAGACTGTTTGCTCTCGCAGCTAAAAACCAGGAGGTATTTAATGCGGTTACCATAGCAAGTGAATGGGATGCTGGGCAGGGAGCCAAAAACGACCAGTTGTTAAAGCTCCGCATAGCCATAAATGGAACAGAGCAGCCATTAAAACTAACTGAACTTACACTAAACTTCGAAGGAACAACCCATTTAACCGATATAGAGCGGGTACATGTTTATTATACAGGTAAAAGTGCCAGGGATGCCGTAAGAACTGAATTATTTGGAAATGGAAGCATGGCTGCAAAAAAACTAACCTTTACCGCAGGCAAACCATTTGTTTTAAAAAGTGGTATCAATTACTTTTTAGTTACGCTCGATATCCAAAAGCATGCAGTAGTTAGCAATACCATAAAAGGCGCAATTTCGGACTTTACCTTAAACGGAAAAAAATACCAGCCTGAGGCAGAAAATACCAATATCACAAAAACCGTTGTTCCGATGCAGGGCAAAGAAAATACATTAAAACTTTTGCAGTGGAACATCTGGCACGGTGGCGTACACATGGGCAACAATGGCAAAAACCGCGTTAAGGAACTCATCAGAAGCACTTCGGCTGATGTAATTTGCATGCAGGAAGCTTATGGCACACAACAAATGCTTGCCGACTCGCTAAACTTCAAGATGATTACCGCATCGGCCAATGCAAACCTTGCCCTTTTTAGCCGCTACCCCATTACCAAATTAACCGCTAAAGAACCTTTTAAATCTACACCAGGCATCATTACCTTACCCAATGCAAGGCAGATTTTGGTAGCAGACTGGTGGTTAAGGTATGCTTACCGCCCCGAATACACCGATTATTACCTGAACAAAGGTTTGGATGTAAACGATTGGATAAAAGAAGATGCCATGCTTGGTGCTGCCGATGCCGCAGTAAATATGGATACTGATATTGATCCTGTTGTTAAAGGTACCGATATGGCGGTTATTGTTTCGGGCGATTTCAATTCAGGCAGCCACCTCGACTGGACTGCAAGGGCTGCTCCCCTGCATAATGGTTATGGCCCTGTAGCTTTTCCAATCTCTAAATTAATGTTAGAGCGTGGTTATACCGATACTTACAGATTCATTAACCCCAATGAGTTAAGCCACCCGGCTGGAACATTTGCTGCTATATTTGGTCATTTGCAAACCTCACGGATTGATTATATTTATTACAAGGGACAGGGCATTAAACCAATCGCTTCTAAAATTATCCGAACTGCTCCCGAAATTGACGATGTATGGCCTTCAGATCATGCTGCCGTACTCACCGTATTCGATCTTTCTAAATAA
- a CDS encoding GyrI-like domain-containing protein, which translates to MISTDAANLYCVYNTINLIEQRYDQSISIKEIEDVSNYSYRNIQRIFKYSCGETIGAYQQRLRVENAYKLILYTKESLTTIALKVGFANLASFSKAFKQHFGISPKLAKSGKTQLFNTTHLVPVKAAGVLKPEIVYLPAVKVYYKSTFIQYTNPEIEQLWGNFVKHVFPLHDTEYFGIIADEPLIRNELACKYDACASQPAQDEKLPSKMIMGGRYAQFLHKGKYETLDDTYQKIYAGWILDCGLEFSHSPIIERYIRHADNTESEEELLTAILLPLK; encoded by the coding sequence ATGATAAGTACTGATGCTGCCAACCTGTATTGTGTCTACAATACCATCAACCTGATTGAGCAGCGGTACGACCAGTCGATTTCGATCAAAGAGATCGAAGATGTTTCCAATTACTCTTACCGCAATATTCAGCGGATTTTTAAATACAGCTGTGGCGAAACCATTGGCGCTTACCAGCAGAGGCTGCGCGTAGAAAATGCCTATAAATTAATTCTTTATACTAAGGAAAGCCTTACTACCATTGCACTAAAGGTTGGCTTTGCTAATCTGGCTTCGTTTTCAAAGGCTTTTAAACAGCATTTTGGCATTTCGCCCAAACTGGCCAAATCGGGTAAAACACAGTTGTTTAATACTACCCATTTGGTGCCGGTAAAAGCAGCAGGTGTGCTAAAGCCCGAAATTGTATATCTGCCAGCCGTAAAAGTTTATTATAAAAGTACTTTTATCCAGTACACCAACCCAGAGATTGAACAGTTGTGGGGTAATTTTGTAAAGCATGTATTTCCACTGCACGATACCGAATATTTCGGCATTATTGCCGATGAACCCCTGATTAGAAATGAGCTGGCCTGTAAGTACGATGCCTGTGCTTCGCAACCGGCACAAGACGAAAAATTGCCGTCTAAAATGATAATGGGTGGCAGGTATGCCCAGTTTCTTCACAAAGGGAAATACGAAACTTTAGACGATACCTACCAGAAAATTTATGCTGGCTGGATTTTAGATTGCGGACTTGAATTTTCGCATAGCCCCATTATCGAGCGTTACATCAGGCATGCCGATAATACCGAAAGTGAAGAAGAGCTGTTAACAGCGATACTGTTGCCATTAAAATAA
- a CDS encoding agmatine/peptidylarginine deiminase — MMLLPAVLLSCTEGELDTISKPSDSAIVYTMPDESAPHEGTWLQWPHQYQYGATYRNRLDATWVSMAKELALSEKVHVVAYDETEKNRIIALLKTADAQLSNIDFKVYQTDDVWVRDNGPIYVKDKNGQLFIQDWGFNGWGGKAEFSKCDAIPSKIAADQQIKRIDLNAVMINEGGSVEVDGQGVLMACKSSILNKNRNRGMTLQEAEAIFTKYLGISKFIWLEGKAGLDITDMHIDGFARFANASTIITMNANDLDYWQVPAADADKLYAATDKKGAAYNFVKVPLTKNDVVTTYGKNLGKASYINYYIANNRVLVPNYNDPNDAVANEIIQKLYPGKKVVGIDCRNLFANGGMVHCVTQQQPR, encoded by the coding sequence ATGATGTTATTACCAGCAGTTTTATTATCATGTACCGAAGGCGAATTAGATACAATTTCAAAGCCTTCTGATAGCGCTATTGTTTATACTATGCCCGATGAATCAGCTCCGCACGAAGGCACCTGGCTGCAATGGCCGCATCAATACCAGTATGGGGCAACTTACCGCAACAGGTTAGATGCTACCTGGGTTTCGATGGCAAAAGAACTGGCTTTAAGCGAAAAGGTACATGTTGTTGCTTACGATGAAACCGAGAAAAACCGGATTATTGCCTTACTTAAAACAGCTGATGCTCAGCTAAGCAATATCGATTTTAAAGTTTACCAAACTGATGATGTGTGGGTAAGGGATAACGGCCCTATCTATGTAAAGGATAAAAATGGTCAGCTTTTTATTCAGGATTGGGGCTTTAATGGTTGGGGAGGCAAAGCCGAGTTTAGTAAGTGTGATGCTATACCTTCAAAAATAGCGGCCGATCAACAAATTAAGCGAATAGACCTGAATGCAGTGATGATAAATGAGGGTGGTAGTGTTGAAGTTGATGGCCAGGGTGTACTTATGGCTTGTAAAAGTTCTATTCTGAATAAAAACAGAAACAGAGGAATGACTTTGCAGGAAGCCGAAGCTATATTTACCAAATATTTAGGCATCAGCAAATTTATCTGGCTTGAGGGTAAAGCAGGCCTCGATATTACCGATATGCATATTGATGGATTTGCACGTTTCGCCAACGCTTCGACTATTATTACCATGAATGCAAACGATTTGGATTATTGGCAGGTTCCGGCGGCTGATGCAGACAAACTATATGCTGCAACCGATAAAAAAGGAGCTGCCTATAACTTTGTAAAAGTTCCGCTTACTAAAAATGATGTGGTTACCACCTATGGTAAAAATTTAGGTAAGGCTTCCTATATCAATTACTATATCGCCAATAACCGCGTTTTAGTACCTAACTATAACGACCCAAATGATGCGGTAGCAAACGAAATCATCCAGAAGCTGTACCCTGGTAAAAAGGTGGTAGGGATTGATTGCCGTAACCTATTTGCCAATGGTGGTATGGTGCATTGTGTTACGCAACAGCAACCGAGGTAA